From the genome of Lycorma delicatula isolate Av1 chromosome 11, ASM4794821v1, whole genome shotgun sequence, one region includes:
- the LOC142332286 gene encoding WASH complex subunit 5-like isoform X1 encodes MAELQNFLSTLQKGILRDKAWIDNLSAAAKVLSPNTANISNPTRMYPQISSKLQKTWPQYLDCVLRVGQLQLLRKHIFYELRTSCKFESKPLASAFETMNRALLNEIRQHYKLKGSKPAQNDSNLLVELTTYLDWAGIGNPFAKIYVTTKNLTYFPLLSFLFVISQLPKMTLDKNIGLVWKKSGDPLDGIPFVVGLQTLFRHFHPEVRSQLLLYLGQYVNSFIEASISSGMKSSDLPAEVTVTIHFCEKFHKVFWASTFYTY; translated from the exons ATGGCAG agttacaaaattttttaagtactcTTCAAAAAGGCATTTTACGGGATAAAGCATGGATTGATAATTTGTCAGCTGCTGCTAAAGTACTCAGCCCTAATACTGCAAACATAA gtaACCCTACTAGAATGTATCCTCAAATAAGCAGTAAATTACAGAAAACGTGGCCTCAGTATTTGGATTGTGTTTTACGAGTAGGTCAGCTGCAACTTTTAAggaaacatatattttatgagCTGCGTACATCATGCAAATTTGAATCAAAACCTCTTGCTTCAGCTTTTGAAACAATGAATCg ggcattattaaatgaaatcagaCAGCACTATAAGTTAAAGGGATCAAAACCTGCTCAAAATGATAGTAATTTACTTGTAGAATTAACCACTTATTTAGATTGGGCTGGAATTGGTAATCCATTTGCTAAAATTTATGTTACTACAAAAAATCTTACGTATTTTCCACTTCTATCATTCTTGTTTGTAATTTCACAACTACCAAAAATGACACTCGATAAGAATATCg GTCTAGTCTGGAAAAAATCTGGAGATCCCTTAGATGGAATACCATTTGTTGTTGGTTTACAGACCTTATTCAGGCACTTCCATCCTGAAGTACGATCTCAGTTACTACTCTACTTAGGACAGTATGTCAATTCATTTATTGAAGCATCAATAAG ttctggaatgaaatcatctgatttaccGGCAGAAGTAACAGTGACAATTCATTTTTGTGAAAAGTTTCATAAAGTATTCTGGGCTTCCACGTTCTACACTTACTGA
- the LOC142332286 gene encoding WASH complex subunit 5-like isoform X3, giving the protein MAELQNFLSTLQKGILRDKAWIDNLSAAAKVLSPNTANISNPTRMYPQISSKLQKTWPQYLDCVLRVGQLQLLRKHIFYELRTSCKFESKPLASAFETMNRALLNEIRQHYKLKGSKPAQNDSNLLVELTTYLDWAGIGNPFAKIYVTTKNLTYFPLLSFLFVISQLPKMTLDKNIVLE; this is encoded by the exons ATGGCAG agttacaaaattttttaagtactcTTCAAAAAGGCATTTTACGGGATAAAGCATGGATTGATAATTTGTCAGCTGCTGCTAAAGTACTCAGCCCTAATACTGCAAACATAA gtaACCCTACTAGAATGTATCCTCAAATAAGCAGTAAATTACAGAAAACGTGGCCTCAGTATTTGGATTGTGTTTTACGAGTAGGTCAGCTGCAACTTTTAAggaaacatatattttatgagCTGCGTACATCATGCAAATTTGAATCAAAACCTCTTGCTTCAGCTTTTGAAACAATGAATCg ggcattattaaatgaaatcagaCAGCACTATAAGTTAAAGGGATCAAAACCTGCTCAAAATGATAGTAATTTACTTGTAGAATTAACCACTTATTTAGATTGGGCTGGAATTGGTAATCCATTTGCTAAAATTTATGTTACTACAAAAAATCTTACGTATTTTCCACTTCTATCATTCTTGTTTGTAATTTCACAACTACCAAAAATGACACTCGATAAGAATATCg ttctggaatga
- the LOC142332286 gene encoding WASH complex subunit 5-like isoform X2, whose protein sequence is MAGNPTRMYPQISSKLQKTWPQYLDCVLRVGQLQLLRKHIFYELRTSCKFESKPLASAFETMNRALLNEIRQHYKLKGSKPAQNDSNLLVELTTYLDWAGIGNPFAKIYVTTKNLTYFPLLSFLFVISQLPKMTLDKNIGLVWKKSGDPLDGIPFVVGLQTLFRHFHPEVRSQLLLYLGQYVNSFIEASISSGMKSSDLPAEVTVTIHFCEKFHKVFWASTFYTY, encoded by the exons ATGGCAG gtaACCCTACTAGAATGTATCCTCAAATAAGCAGTAAATTACAGAAAACGTGGCCTCAGTATTTGGATTGTGTTTTACGAGTAGGTCAGCTGCAACTTTTAAggaaacatatattttatgagCTGCGTACATCATGCAAATTTGAATCAAAACCTCTTGCTTCAGCTTTTGAAACAATGAATCg ggcattattaaatgaaatcagaCAGCACTATAAGTTAAAGGGATCAAAACCTGCTCAAAATGATAGTAATTTACTTGTAGAATTAACCACTTATTTAGATTGGGCTGGAATTGGTAATCCATTTGCTAAAATTTATGTTACTACAAAAAATCTTACGTATTTTCCACTTCTATCATTCTTGTTTGTAATTTCACAACTACCAAAAATGACACTCGATAAGAATATCg GTCTAGTCTGGAAAAAATCTGGAGATCCCTTAGATGGAATACCATTTGTTGTTGGTTTACAGACCTTATTCAGGCACTTCCATCCTGAAGTACGATCTCAGTTACTACTCTACTTAGGACAGTATGTCAATTCATTTATTGAAGCATCAATAAG ttctggaatgaaatcatctgatttaccGGCAGAAGTAACAGTGACAATTCATTTTTGTGAAAAGTTTCATAAAGTATTCTGGGCTTCCACGTTCTACACTTACTGA